A window of Fragaria vesca subsp. vesca linkage group LG7, FraVesHawaii_1.0, whole genome shotgun sequence contains these coding sequences:
- the LOC101299046 gene encoding ankyrin repeat-containing protein At2g01680-like: MDERLIEASRSGNVQLLHQLLVANPVILHSVALASGENPLHIASLAGHVEFVKEVLRLKPAFAKEINQDCFTPMHIASANGYVDIAKELLLVDPRLSQLKGKDQWTALHFAASRGRIDIIKEMVSACSECVEDVTEQGETVFHLAVKNNRFEAMEAMVGLVRQRNKLDILNMKDNNGNSVLHLATWKKQHQVVRCLLAINGTSTPATLDVNSVNQSGLTALDLLLIFPSGAGDLEIDSILRGSGALRARDIVHTNHNHTVLSIPDESQHSLQTDPKNLVEYFKFRRGRDSPDDARNALLVVAVLVATATYETALNPPGGLWPDTNLSKNGTEPLQGYNLAYFFIGAVYNSIGFSVSLYIINILTTNFPLRLELQVCIGGMYATYINALVAISPDLIQSYVLFVLVFVLVPLLPMVVLLAVRLIIRLTQPLRNRLWTFGFLS, translated from the exons ATGGATGAAAGGCTGATTGAGGCTTCTCGAAGCGGCAATGTCCAACTTCTGCATCAGTTGCTGGTTGCGAATCCAGTCATACTCCATAGTGTCGCGCTGGCTTCGGGAGAGAACCCTTTACACATTGCTTCCTTGGCTGGCCATGTTGAGTTTGTAAAGGAGGTTCTGAGGTTGAAGCCAGCTTTTGCTAAAGAAATCAACCAGGATTGTTTTACCCCCATGCACATTGCGTCCGCCAACGGGTATGTGGATATTGCAAAAGAACTGCTTCTAGTTGATCCAAGACTCTCCCAGCTTAAAGGAAAAGACCAATGGACAGCTCTTCATTTTGCAGCTAGCAGAGGGAGGATAGACATTATTAAAGAGATGGTTTCGGCTTGTTCAGAATGCGTCGAAGATGTGACCGAGCAAGGGGAGACTGTTTTTCACCTTGCTGTTAAGAACAACAGGTTTGAAGCTATGGAAGCAATGGTGGGATTGGTCCGTCAAAGGAACAAACTTGACATCCTCAACATGAAAGATAATAATGGCAACTCAGTTCTTCACCTGGCAACCTGGAAGAAGCAACACCAG GTTGTGCGATGTTTACTTGCCATCAACGGAACTAGTACTCCTGCTACATTGGACGTAAACAGTGTAAACCAGAGCGGTCTAACAGCTCTTGATCTGCTACTGATCTTCCCAAGTGGAGCCGGCGATCTGGAGATCGACAGCATCCTTCGTGGTTCAGGAGCTTTGAGAGCACGAGACATAGTCCACACTAATCACAACCATACCGTATTAAGTATCCCTGACGAGAGCCAGCATAGTCTGCAAACGGACCCAAAAAATTTGGTCGAGTACTTCAAGTTCAGAAGGGGCAGAGACTCTCCTGATGATGCAAGAAACGCTCTGTTAGTTGTGGCAGTACTAGTGGCTACAGCAACCTATGAAACTGCACTAAACCCTCCAGGTGGTCTTTGGCCGGACACAAACTTAAGCAAGAATGGTACTGAGCCACTACAGGGATACAACCTAGCTTACTTCTTCATAGGAGCAGTTTACAACTCCATCGGGTTTTCGGTTTCTCTTTACATAATCAATATCCTCACAACCAATTTCCCTTTGCGGTTGGAGCTCCAAGTTTGTATCGGAGGAATGTACGCTACGTACATCAATGCATTGGTCGCTATTTCTCCTGATTTGATACAGTCGTACGTATTGTTTGTACTTGTGTTTGTGCTTGTGCCACTTCTGCCTATGGTGGTACTACTTGCCGTCAGGCTTATCATCAGGCTTACACAACCTCTGCGAAATCGGCTGTGGACCTTCGGTTTTCTGTCCTAA